The following coding sequences are from one Dermacentor andersoni chromosome 5, qqDerAnde1_hic_scaffold, whole genome shotgun sequence window:
- the LOC126531464 gene encoding uncharacterized protein — MAFMMPVVKNDYMIYQQNGSSSKSRRSSSCSMSSRASRGPASGQTSLSCSPGSDVEERLRAVESERGTRRTSRMMDVPVAPRSASQSSLYKKFHSRVVDKLRKTLRSKDDSVVSTENTSVVQKSGLASS; from the coding sequence ATGGCCTTTATGATGCCTGTTGTGAAGAACGACTACATGATCTACCAGCAGAACGGTAGCAGCTCCAAGTCCCGGCGCAGTTCATCCTGCAGTATGAGCAGCCGTGCTTCCCGAGGCCCCGCGTCGGGCCAGACCAGCCTGTCCTGTTCGCCTGGCAGCGACGTCGAGGAGCGGTTACGTGCCGTCGAGTCCGAGCGGGGCACCCGGAGAACGTCGCGTATGATGGACGTGCCCGTGGCACCGAGATCGGCCTCACAGTCTTCCCTCTACAAGAAGTTCCACAGCAGAGTCGTGGACAAATTGAGGAAGACTCTGCGCTCCAAAGACGACTCCGTCGTCAGCACCGAGAACACGTCGGTTGTGCAGAAGAGCGGCCTGGCGTCATCGTGA
- the LOC126531450 gene encoding glycerol-3-phosphate dehydrogenase, mitochondrial-like, translated as MSVGRVALAAAGHCALLWALSDPLSVPASTTQQRPPDTVDGGVPFLKILPTRDEQLQKLRTTLEFDVMVLGGGAIACGIALDAATRGLHVAMCDIEDFGAGASTRGCKLLPATARGYSEPMVPFHLKLFKGNHQAIEERQAIFNSAPHLCHPVSVVMPLYDWRKALSVWFYFKTHWYIFSKPNLNDNRWLSSAKTQELLPLLRKDKLVGSVVFREATIDDIRMNVALALTAARHGAVVVNHVGCKGFLKDKFGRLRGVVLINKLTGEKWPVRVKCVINATGHSADYLRQVDTPSAKAIGNPVLSTYMVLPWHFGHKTCAILTATNKGTLIAMPYQEQSLISGSHKKLDFTQAGRPTHEAVSKMLRDWNEQLDMNTVTARLSEVLSTWTSVASVQESVTGREKPVIEVSQSGMVTCTGGAWTWNRLLAERVVDTALAHCEELQPSLPCSTRAIKLEGAANWSPTLYVQLLQKYRLEADVAKHLVDYYGDQAALLARMAANSRKGSRSLNPGQRLLPRLSFIEAEVRHAVRHEYACTAVDVLARRLGVAYADANAAECMLPRVVDIMAAELGWTAAQREGQMQQATRFLEENMGLAVCRPHRHAPVLRLDSNEFGRLVRLFQYLDRRQVEALSKALQLNADTLAETLDEMESATSGSLELGDFLLFMNNLKVCLRAQQMRAAKRDPSMNELVELRGSDTLAPLPSAPTVYTM; from the exons GGACGAACAGCTTCAGAAGCTGCGCACCACGCTGGAGTTCGACGTTATGGTGCTGGGCGGAGGAGCCATCGCCTGTGGCATAGCACTTGACGCAGCCACCAGAGGACTCCACGTGGCGATGTGCGACATTGAG GACTTCGGTGCTGGGGCCAGCACACGTGGCTGCAAGCTTCTGCCTGCAACAGCGCGTGGTTACAGCGAGCCCATGGTGCCGTTCCACTTGAAATTGTTCAAGGGCAACCATCAG GCGATCGAAGAACGGCAGGCTATATTCAACTCCGCGCCACACCTATGCCACCCGGTGTCCGTGGTGATGCCGCTCTACGACTGGCGCAAGGCACTCTCGGTCTGGTTTTATTTCAAAACCCACTGGTACATCTTCAGCAAACCGAACCTCAACGATAACCGCTGGCTCAGCAGCGCCAAG acgCAGGAGTTGCTGCCCCTTCTGCGCAAGGACAAGCTGGTAGGGTCCGTGGTGTTCCGCGAAGCCACCATTGATGACATTCGCATGAATGTGGCGCTGGCACTCACAGCCGCACGCCACGGTGCTGTTGTCGTCAACCACGTGGGATGCAAGGGCTTTCTCAAGGATAAATTCGGTCGCCTACGCGGTGTTGTTCTGATAAACAAGCTGACCGGAGAGAAGTGGCCTGTGCGTGTAAAGTGTGTCATCAATGCAACGGGGCACAGTGCAGACTACCTTCGGCAG GTGGACACGCCCTCGGCCAAGGCGATCGGAAACCCGGTGTTGAGCACATACATGGTTCTACCCTGGCATTTCGGCCACAAGACGTGCGCCATCCTGACGGCCACCAACAAAGGCACGCTGATCGCCATGCCCTACCAGGAGCAGAGCCTCATCTCGGGCTCACACAAAAAGCTCGACTTCACTCAGGCCGGAAGACCGACGCACGAGGCAGTCAGCAAGATGTTGCGAGACTGGAACGAGCAGCTCGACATGAACACGGTGACAGCGAGGCTCAGTGAG GTGCTGTCCACGTGGACTTCCGTGGCCTCGGTGCAGGAGAGCGTGACGGGTCGTGAGAAGCCGGTGATCGAAGTGAGCCAGAGCGGCATGGTCACTTGCACTGGCGGCGCTTGGACTTGGAACCGGCTTCTGGCAGAGCGGGTCGTGGACACGGCGCTGGCGCATTGCGAGGAGCTGCAGCCCTCTCTTCCTTGCTCCACCAGGGCCATCAAGCTGGAAGGGGCCGCCAATTGGTCTCCTACTCTGTACGTCCAGCTGCTACAGAAGTACCGCCTCGAGGCAGACGTGGCCAAGCACCTGGTCGACTACTACGGCGACCAGGCGGCGCTACTGGCGCGCATGGCCGCGAATTCACGCAAGGGCTCACGCTCGCTCAACCCGGGGCAGAGGCTACTGCCGCGACTGTCCTTCATCGAGGCTGAG GTGCGCCACGCGGTGCGCCACGAGTACGCGTGCACGGCGGTGGACGTGCTCGCCCGGCGGCTGGGCGTGGCGTACGCGGACGCCAACGCGGCGGAGTGCATGCTGCCGCGCGTCGTGGACATCATGGCGGCTGAGCTGGGCTGGACGGCGGCGCAGCGCGAGGGCCAGATGCAGCAGGCGACGCGCTTCCTGGAGGAGAACATGGGCCTGGCCGTGTGCCGACCCCACAGGCACGCGCCCGTGCTCAGGCTGGACTCGAACGAGTTCGGGCGACTCGTGCGTCTCTTCCAGTACCTCGACCGGCGACAG GTGGAGGCCCTTTCCAAGGCCCTGCAGCTGAACGCCGACACGCTGGCCGAGACCCTGGACGAGATGGAGAGCGCGACGAGCGGAAGCTTGGAGCTGGGCGACTTCCTGCTCTTCATGAACAACCTGAAGGTGTGCCTGCGCGCGCAGCAGATGAGGGCCGCCAAGAGAGACCCGAGCATGAACGAATTGGTCGAGCTGCGCGGAAGCGACACACTCGCCCCGCTGCCGAGCGCGCCCACCGTCTACACCATGTAA